The Alkalihalophilus pseudofirmus nucleotide sequence CGCTCAGAAAAGCAGCGATATTTTGCAGCATACTAACCTCAGTAAATACGGGTGCAAACGCCACAGCTAAAAGTGTCAGGCCGATAATATAAGAAGGTGACATCCACCTGACTGATGTAGTTAATACCATCACAATCGAAGCCGCAATCATGACAAAAACCACTTCCATCGTGATCACAATTCCGATTCCAAGCGTTGCGGCTGAAATAAGAAGACCGATCAATAATGCTGGCAAGAACGGTATGACAAAGTCAGCAATCTTATCTGTCACACGCGTATGAAATGCTACCCGTTCTTTTTGAACGCGGCGATGCGCAATTAAAAAAATCACAAATAATCCTATGTACAAGATGGGGTTGGCGAAAAATGAGCCAATCGTAAGTCCCAAGCTTTTCAGAATGTCGATCATCATACATCTAACGCCTCCAGAACTCTTTCTCTCTATTCTACATTATATAAGGGGAAAAGAGATAAAGGATCTATGAGAAATTGTGATTTTTGATAATTTCCTACAAAGAAGAGGGTGAACAGCTCCCCCTGACAGCATTTGTTGATCTCTGCTGCAAGCACACGCTTTCCACAGGCTGACCGGGAGCATACCTATAGCTTCACTCATACGGGATCACCATGGCCACGCACCTAAAGCTACTAAAGCGCCCTACCTGCAATAATTGTTGATTTCCGCTGCAGGCAATTGCTTTCCGCGGGCGGTCCGGGAGCCTCCTCATCGTTTCACTCTTGTGGGGTCTCCCATGGCCACGCACTTCCGGCAGGAGTCGAGTCCCCTCCGCTCCAATCAACGGAGCGAGGAGGTTATATAGTGCTCCTATTCAAACAACTGATCAATCATCTTAGAAAATAAACCAATGGATGTATGCCCTTTTATAAATTGAACCGAACTACAACTTAATGGCCCCGCATAAGGATTACTCAATGCAATAACCTAGCGGATGAAATATGCGAAGACTTCTGCGGTGCCTAGAGCAGGGCTGAGATCCCACAGGGCTAAAGCCCGAGGAGGCTCAGCAGCTCACCGCGAAAAGCGAAGCATATTTCAGGAGCGGCGAGTCCGCTCTAACCCATGAACTTAAAAACGAGGTTGAATTCTCCATAAAAAAGGCCCTTATCAGTACTAAAAAGTACACCATAAGGGCCCAGTTAGAGACTTCGTTTCATCCAAGCCTCTTCGTCATTAATTCGCTTGTTTCAAAATTAACTCAATCGCTGTTTGCAGCTGCTTGTCATTAGACTCATCGCGGACTTCATCAACGATGAGCTGCTGCAATGTGCCTGCTGTTTCTTCGTCAATTTCACCTGTTTCACTCAGCCCTTGTGCTTTTTGGAACGCACGAACAGCTTGCTCGGTCTGTTCATCATAATACCCATCTGTGCGGCCAGGCTCATGACCAAGTCCTTTAAGCATTGTTTGAGCACTACGGATCTGTTCGTTCATCATATCAAGCGTCAGTGTCTCATCCCCTGTTAGAGGTGCAGAATAGAAATAATCTGGCTGCTTCACTTCAACAGTAGGTTCGACCCCTTCACCATTGATATCATTCCCAGCTGATGTCAGCCATTTGAATAAGGAGAGCTTCAATTCACTTCCGTCACCAAGTTGAATTGTTTGCTGTACTGTCCCCTTACCAAATGTCGTCTCACCGACTACATCGTAATCACCTGCTTCAATTAAAGCAGCTGATAAAATCTCTGATGCTGATGCGCTTGAGCGGTCTGTTAAACCGACAATCGGATACGGCTTTCTCTCATCTAATGAAGATACGTAACGAACACGCTCTCCTGCACGATCTTGAATTTGAACAATTGGTTCTCCACCAGGAATAATCAGCTTACCGATTTTTTCCACGCTATCTAAGTAGCCACCCGGATTTCCGCGAACATCAATTAATAGTCCATCAATACCTTGTGCTTCTAATTCCGCCAAACCCTCTTCAAAACGTTCAGCTGTATCAACAGAGAACGAGGTAATGTCGAGCATTCCGATCGTTTTCCCGTCACGCTCAATCGTGCTGACTCTTACTGTTTCAATTGGAATATCATCTCGTACAACCGGAATCGTTAAAAATTCGCTTGCTCCTGCACGGTCTACTGTAAGCGTTACAGTTGTTCCTTTTTCTCCGCGGATCTTCAACACGGCTTCATAAAGCGATAAACCGTCTGTTGACTCTCCGTCAATTTCAATAATTTTATCGTTTGGCTGAAGACCTGCTTGTTCTGCCGGTGACTCACGGAACGGGGCAACAATTGTCACCGTGCCGTCTGTCATGCTCACCTCTGCTCCGATCCCTTCAAAGCTTGAACCTAATGACTCGACAAATTGGTTTGCCGTTTCTTGATCCATATACACTGAATAAGGGTCATCTAACGTATCAAGCATTCCTTCAATGGCCCCTTGAATCAACTCTTCTTCACTCACATCTTCTACATATTGCTCTTGAATAATGGCGAATGTCTTCGCAATCTTCTCAAGTGATTCAATATCCTCTAGCTGAACCTCTTCTGCAGGCTGATTATCTGGATCAGTTGTTGACGCCCTCTCATTTCCTTCTAATGCAAATGAGCCTGTAAATAAAAAGATACTTCCTAAGCCGATCGCCACTACAGCGACTAGTATGAGAAGCAATTTCTTGCTATTCATCCTCACCACTCCCACTTGACCTCAAACCACAAGGGCCGATTGATTATCTTGTTTGTTACGATTTTGCAAAACATTTCAAGAAAAAACGCATATGTTGAGCGGTATGCGTGCATTAATTTCCCCGAACACTCTTTCATGTGCAATAAAAGGCATTACACGCGCATGTGCAATGCCCTACTTTACCTTCATCTTATGTGTGGCTTGTACGTTTTATGTCGTTTCTATCTAATACTTCCATTTTAAACAAGGACGTTTCGTAAGTCAAAAGAGGATGAGTGTTTATAGTATGAAAGATTGTCAAAGAACGATTGCGAATTCCTTTACAAATAAAAATGGATAGAAACTATGTGACATTTCCTGCCGAATATTCTGACAATTATATTTTTTTAATGTATAAACATACTTAGCGAATAAACCTACTTTTAGGAGGACTAGTTAAATGACTGTAACTGAGCTCTTCAGATTCAAGAATGAAAAAATCAAGGTATTGCATTTTACATGGTTCGCTTTCTTTATATCCTTTTTCACTTGGTATAATATGGCGCCTCTTGCAACAACAATGCTTGAAACAATGGACTGGTTAACACCTCAGCATATTGCTGCGCTTGGCATTTGTAATGTTGCTTTAACCATACCTGCACGCGTTATTATTGGTACGTTATTAGATAAATATGGTCCTAGAAAGGTCTATTCAGCCTTACTGATTATAATGTCCTTTCCCGCTATCGTATTTGCTTTTGGAGATAGTTGGGCACAATTAATGATCGCCCGTTTAGTGCTTGGAAGTATTGGTGCAAGTTTCGTAATTGGAATTAGAATGGTTGCCGAATGGTTCCCTCCAAAAAGTATTGGATTTGCAGAAGGTATTTATGGAGGCTGGGGAAATTTCGGTTCAGCAGTAGCTGCTATGCTTCTTCCTTGGTTCGCCCTTACTCTATTAGGTGGAGATGAAGGATGGAGATATGCATTAGCTTTCACAGGAGTCATCTGTTTTGTTTATGGATTCATTTATTACTTTAATGTTAAAGATACTCCAGATGGAAAAGAGTTTATTAGACCTAAAAGAACTGGAGCTTTAGAAGTAAGCACCTGGGGGGATCTCGTTCAATTAATTTTCTGGACGTTACCTCTTGGTGGAGCATTGGCCCTTAGTGCGTGGCGACTAGCAAACCTTGGTTTCATCTCAGATACGGCTCTTTATCTTGTGTATGCAGTAATAGGCATCACACTTGTCTATCAAATTTTTATGATTTTAAAAGTGAATATACCTATCTTGAAAAAAGGAGTACCTGAGGATGACCGCTATAACTTTAAAAATGTCGGTGCACTAAACAGTACTTACTTTGCTAATTTCGGTGCTGAATTAGCCATCGTTTCAATGCTTCCGATGTTTTTTCAATTAACCTTTTCTCTCTCTGCCTCTCAAGCAGGACTAATAGCAGCCTCATTCGCCTTTGTTAACTTGTTAGCTAGACCTCTTGGCGGAATACTATCTGATCGAATGGGCAGCAGAAGAAAAGTTATGCTTATTTACATGTTTGGAATCACCCTCGGTCTTTTTGGAATGGGTTTTATGGACTCTAACTGGCCGCTTATATTTGCTGTTGCCATTACCGTCTTAACTTCAATGTTTATCCAGGGTGCAGAAGGAGCTACCTTTGCCGTGATTCCCATGATTAAAAAGAGAGTAACAGGTCAAATAGCAGGAATGGCTGGAGCATACGGAAACGTTGGGGCTACTATTTACTTAACTCTTTACACTTTTGTAACGCCTCAACAATTCTTTTTTATCCTTGCCACAGGGGCATTAGCCAGCTTTATTATTTGCTTCTTTACACTAGAAGAACCTAAAAATTCATTTAGTGAGGAATACTATCTTTCCTCAGATGAATTAACATCAGGAGAAGAAGAAGAAATTCCTCAAATAATCAATGGAAAAGAGCTTAAAAGAAAAGCTTTATAGTCGTTAAAAACCGCTCTCAAAGCAAATCTGAGAGCGGTTTTTAATAGATTGTTTTATCATGTTGTAACTGAACGTATTCTCACTGCACTAACCTTAAACCCTGGCATTCTGCAAGTAGGATCTAGTTTTTTTGAGATTAATTGATTTACATTTTGGGTTTCTTCCCAGTGAAACGGCACAAAGACTGTATCTTCACGAATTGAATCGCTCAACCTGCTCCTAACTATAATATTTCCTCGTTTTGACTCAATTTTAACCAAAGCTTGGTCGTTAATATTATATTTCTTCGCCGTTACTGGGTGAATCTCCATGAAAGACTCAAATTCTCGTGCAGCAAGACTAGAGCTCTTACGTGTTTGAACACCTGTTAAATAGTGAGACATTACTCTTCCTGTTGTTAAATACAAAGGAAACTCTTCTGATGGTGCTTCCTTTTCAACTTCTGCTTTATTAGGGACGGGAATCATTTTTGCTTTCCCGTCAGAATGGGCAAAACTTTTTTCAAATAATCGTTCTGTGCCAGGATGCAGCTCGTCTGTACAAGGCCATAATATTCCTTTTTCCTTTCTAAGACGATCATACGTAATCCCAGAGTAATCAGCTATTCCACCTTTGCTAGCTTCCTTTAATTCTTCAAAGATCTCTTCAGAAGTACTATAAGAAAAATAGTCACCATATCCAAGTGTTTGAGCCACTTCGCAAATAATTTGCCAATCATGCTTAGCATTTGCCCATAATGGAAAGCTCGCCTCCCTTAAAGTCACTCTGCCCTCAACATTTGTCATTGTGCCTGAGGTTTCTAAATAAGAAGTTGCAGGTAATATCAAATCGGCTAAGCGGGCTGTTTCTGAAATAAACATATCTACAGCTACGAAGAAGTCTAACTTCCCTATAGCTTGTTTCACAAAAGCAGAGCTAGGATTGGATACTATTGGGTTTGAACACATAAGAAACAAACCTTTTATGTCGCCTTCATCCATTTTTTCAAACATCTCAAAAGCTGAGACCCCCTTGCGAGGTAAATCCTCCTCTTTAACTCCCCAGATGTTTGCCACGTACTTACGGTGCTCTTCATTTTCAATTGATCTGTAGCCTGGAAGCTGATCTGCTTTTTGGCCGTGTTCTCTAGCGCCTTGACCATTGCCCTGACCTGTAACAGCTCCAAACCCTGAATAAGCTTTACCAATCTTTCCAGTAGTCAAAAGAATATTCAAGAAATTCCTTACTGAGATCGAACCATCTGTTTGCTGCTCAATTCCTCTTGCTGTAAAAATCATGCCTGTTTCTTCTTTTCCAAACACAGTAGCAGCTTGCTCGATTAGTTTGCTCTCAACACCTGTTAACCTTGCAATCTCTTCAAGGTCAAGGGAAGCTACATGGTTTTTCACTTCATCAAAACCAGCTACCCTTTGTTCTATAAATGAGTTGTCTATTAGTCCTTTTTCAATAATAACCTTTAATAATCCATTTGCTAATGCTGCATCCATCCCAGGTTTTACCTTCAAGTGGACATCTGCTAGTTTTGTTGTCATCGTCTCTCTTGGGTCAATCGCTATGATAAAGCAGCCATTCTCTTTTGCTCTTTCAAAGTAAGGCATCATCGTTGGCTGGCATTCAGCAATATTAGTTCCTGCTAATATGATACATCTTGTACCTTCAATCTCCTTTATGCTATTGGTAAAACCACGATCCATTCCAAACGTCCGAGCCGCGGCTGAGGCTGCTGATGACATACAGAGACGACCATTATAGTCGATATATTTAGTTTGAAGAGCAACACGTGCAAACTTGCCAAGCAGATAGGCTTCTTCATTTGTAATGGTTGCACTGCCATAAACAGAAAGAGCATTTTTCCCATGGAAGGATTGAATGGCTGTGAACTTCTCTTTAATTAGTTTAAGAGCATCCTCCCATGAGATTTCCTGGAATTCCCCGTCTACATTTAATAATGGTGTTTTTATTCGATCTTTATGTAGGGCATGTTGATGTGCATGTAACCCTTTTATACAAAGGCGCCCTTCTGACGTTGGATTATTCTTAGCAATTGTTTGATATTTTTTGCGTGTAACTGTCGATTGCTCAATCAGCTGCATTTTACACTGCATACTACAGAAAGGACATTGAGTATCGTATATCTTTTCAGTTTCGGCCTCTTTTTGCTTTTTTCTAAAATAACGTAATAAAAGTTCAGTCATCTACGATCATTCCTTCAAAATGTATTATAGTTATTGTAAAGTGCACGCTGTAACTGATACCTTCCCTTAGTTACCTACGTATCCACTTTTAAGTTCTGAATTTTCTTGTAATTCTGTCCGCAGCTCGTTATCTATTAAAATCTCCCGTACATGTAAAAGGTTCATTCGGTCCACCCACTCAAAAAGCCGTTCACTATATCTCGCGGTTTGGCGATAATATTCAATCAGACATAGTACTATTTCTAGGACTTCATTTTCAGAATTGGCTACATATAGCAGCTGTTCATCCTTAAACTCATTTAAACACAGTCCACCTACATAAATTTCCCAACCAAGATCAGAGCGAACAATCCCTATATCCTCTAATCCAATTCTTGTTTTATTATTTAAACAGCCAGACATCCTGACTTTTATACGATGGGGCGTCTTAACATCACTAATTATTTGATCCATTTTTATAGCTAATTCGAAAACTTCCTGCTTTGTACATGTACAATTATGATTCTCCTTGCATAAATTAATCACTTGAACTATATTTGCATCTTTCCTCATTAATGGAAGGTCGGTTTCCTTATATATTGCATATAGAGCATCTTCAGGAGCACCTAGTAATGAAAGTCTTTGTTCTTCTGTTATGAAAGCTTGTGGAATAAGGTATTCTTCCATTAAATCTGCGACTCTTCTTAGTTGGTTTGCATTTGTGAACCCTCCATTCATTTGTGGGGAAATGATGTAAGATCCATCATTTTGCCTTACCGCATTAGAGTGATCAAAAAAAACTAGTGATTTTTCCACCTGATTATAGCCAGGGTTAAGCATTCTCACATAATAATCGATCGCCGCAACACATTGTGAACATCCTTCTTTATTTGACCAGCCCAGCCTAGAGGTGACTTCTTCAAAAGAGTCAAGCTGCAGCATTTGCATCTTTGTTACTACTTCCTCATCTGTTAATGAAGTACAAGAACATAAGGAACGTTCTTCTTTTACTTCTTTAAACGTATCACTTTGCATGTATATCAATAAATCACCAACCAAGGGTCTGCATCCGCCGCATGCACTAGAAGCCTTCGTACACTTTTTCACTTCCTCAATTGTTGTTAACGCCTGTTTTTGAGCAGCTTCAATTATTTCTCCTTTTGAAACCCCATTACAGTTACAAACAATCGCTGTACCTTCCATTGTAGTTATCTCTGAAAGCTCTTTTGAACCTTCCTGCATTAAAAGCTTCTTTTCCTTAGCTGTTATTGCTTTCTTCTTATAAATGTAATCAATTAATCTATTTGAGGCATTGGCATCTCCAAACATTATGGCTCCTTGAACCCTGTCATCTTTTAAAACAATTTTTTTATAAATATATTCATCTTCGTCATAATGAATAATCGTTTTAGTTGTATCGTCCTCTAGCCAGTTTCCGGCTGAGAACACTTCCACTCCAGATATTTTTAGTTTAGTTGATAAAGTAGAACCATGATAACCGTGTGAATCAACTTCACATATATGTTTAGCTAGCTCTTTTCCTTGTTCATACAATGGTTTAACAAGTCCATATACTTTATTTCGATGTTCTGCACATTCGCCAACTGCATATACATCAGGCGCACTAGTTTGAAGATAATCGTTCACTATGATCGCTCTTCCTGTTTCAATTCCAGCATTTATCGCTAACTGTATATTAGGTCTGACACCGGCAGCCATGACGACTATATCTGCAGCTGCTTCTGATCCGTCTTTAAAGAGAATACCTTCTACCCGCTGCTCACCAGTTATTTCTGCAGTCTCCTTTTCAAGCAAAAAATTTATTCCTTGTTGCTCAAGCTCATGCCGCAACATTTTTGATGCGGTAGTATCTAGCTGTTTATCCATCAAAGAGTTAGAAAGATGGACCACATCTACAGCCATTCCTAAGCCCAATAACCCCCTTGCAGCTTCCAGCCCTAAAACTCCTCCCCCTATGACCACAGCTTTTTTATAAAGCTTTGCGCTCTCTATCATTTGAGAACAATCCTCTATCGTTCGAAAAGTGAAAACGCCCTCTTTTTTACACCCTGGGACTGGCAAGATAAAAGGAGTAGAACCCGTTGCAATAATCACTTTATCATAGTGAACTTCTTTATTTAGATTTGTACGGATAAACTTATGAGTATGATCAATTTCTGTGACTGTCTCACCTGTATACAGCTGAATATGATTATCTTCATACCACTTTCGATCATGTAAAATAATATCTTGTACCTTCGCTGAGCCTTGTAAAACGGAAGATAAAAGGATGCGGTTATAATTGAAATGCGGCTCACTTCCGAATACGGTAACATCAAACCTGCCAGGCTGAAGCTTAAAAATCTCTTCTAGACAATTGACTCCTGCCATCCCATTTCCTATTACCACTAATCGTTCCTTCCCCATTATTATTCCCCTCCTATTTTTAATGTTCTTTCATAAAAAATCGGTCTGCTTCATTTTCATATACATATCATTTCTATTTTATCTAACCAGTTAGTGTAAAATCTTTATTTATGTCAGATCAACTAACATATTCTTTTTTAAAAGAATACAAAAAAACACAACTTGTAAGAATACAAGTTGTGTTTTTCACGTTTAACTACAGATTAACGTGGAATATATTTTAATGGATCAACAGAATTTGATTTTGCATTATTCCAGCCGCCTTCATGTACTTCAAAGTGTAAGTGAGGTCCAAATGAACGACCTGTATTACCCATCATACCAAGGCGCTGCCCTTTTGATACACGGTCCCCTGTACTCACTTCACGATTTTCAAGGTGAGCATAAAGTGTTGTGATCTGCTGTCCGTTCACCATGTGAGAAATTAGGACGGTATTACCATAACTTGATGAATAGTAAGATTGAACAACTTGTCCATCTGCTACTGCTACGATTGGCACGTCACCTGTACGCCCGTTCTTACCAATATCAATACCATGGTGCATACGGCCTCCGAATGTCGCACGTGGTCCGTATGTTGAAGTAATTGTACCTGTTGCCGGACGCATAAACCCAGAGTTTGTTACTGCTGGTGCGCTATGCTGTGTATTGTTGCTTGCATTTGAGCTTGAACTAGAATTTGAACTTGAACCAGAACTTCTTGAAGTCGATTGCTGGCTTGCAGCCGCTGCTGCTGCAGCTTCTTCTGCTTTACGCTTCTCTTCTTCTTGACGTTTACGCTCTTGTTCTGCTTCATATTCTGCAAGCTGCTGTTCTAGTGCTGCTTGTTGCTGTTTTAGGATTTCATTTTCATTATCTAAGTTACCAAGATCGGTATGAAGCTCGCCTTCTTTTTGCTCAAGCTGACCGAGAAGACGATCTTTTTCTTGACGTTGTGCTTCAAGTTCAGCACTTAACTCTTCAAGCTCGATTAGCTGCTGCTCTAAATTAGCAAGCTCGCTTTCAACGGTCTCTTTCGCTTCTTCAAGAGCTAAGTGATCTTCCATATGTGCTTCTAGGATACTACGGTCTTGCTGTGCAATAACCGTTAACGCACTGACACGATCAAGGAAATCACCGAAATCTTTTGAACCTAAAATGACTTCTAAATAGTCAATAGATCCGCCAGATTGATACATTGAACGAGCACGATCCTTTAATAGTTCATCACGTTCTGCGATGCGCTCTTCTAAAATAGCAATCTCTTCTTGAAGTTCTTCAATATGAGCACGTGTTTCTTCAATTTCTCCGCGCTTTTCACGAATCTTTTGGTTTGTTTCTGACATCTGCTCATCAATTTCCTGCATTTCAGCATTCACTGACTCGAGTTCCGCCTCAATTTTCTCTAATTCCGCTTCCGTCTGAGTTGCTTTTTCTGAGTTTTGCTGCTGCTCACGTTGAACATCAGAGATTTGTTGTTTAAGTTCACTGTTGGCATGGGCTACATCCATTTTCGGCGAAAATCCAAACGAACTGAATGTAAGTATTGCGGCTGCTGCGACTAATCCGATTCTTCTCCTCATTCGACCTTGCTCCTCCTCATATGTAAGGCAGCAGCAAGAAGCTGCTACCTTTTATTACATTTATTTAGACTTTTAAAAACTTACGAACTGACATTACGCTTCCCCATACACCGATAAACGCTCCGATGCCGACTAACAGAGCAGCGATTTGCCATATATACGGGAATGGCGTTAACAGTGAGAAAAATAACGTTTCAAACTGTGATCCATACGCAGAGTAAAGATAGGAATAACCAAAGCCTAATACGACAATCGGAATTAAGGAACCAACAACACCTAACAGCAGTCCTTCTACAAAGAAAGGCCAGCGGATAAAGCCGTTTGTTGCCCCTACTAGTTTCATAATTTGGATCTCTCGTTTACGTGCGATAATCGTAATTTTAATCGTGTTCGCAATTAAGAACATCGCTGTAAACATCATCCCGACAATGAGAATGACGCCGATGGTTCTAGCAAGATCTGTAAAAGCGAACAAGCGCTCAACAAAATCTTGTCCATAATTCGTTGACTCTACATAAGGCATTTCATCTATTTGCTGAGAAATAGATTCTGTTAATTGCGGACTCGCTGCTCTGACAATGAATGCATCATTAAGCGGGTTTTCCTCTCGAATCGATTCAAAAGCACTTCCTGCTTCATTTAAGCTGTCAATCAACTGATCGAGACCTTCATCCTTACTTAAGAAGGTTACACTCTCTACATTTGGAGTGTTTTCTATTTGAGTTCTTAATTCCTCTTGTTGTTCGGGTGTTGCCGTTAATTCAATGTACGCTCTAATTTCTACATCATCTTCAACACTGCTTGCAAAATTATTGGCATTTAAAATTAAAAGTAAGAACGCTCCTACAACAAGCAGCATGACCGTTACAGCACTAATCGATGCAAACGTCATCCAGCCGTTTCGTCCAAGGTTTTTCGTTCCTTCTTTTACATGACGTCCGAGGGTTCTAAACTTCATAGCCGTAGTCCCCCCTTATTTGATCACGCACTACCCGTCCATTTTCAATCGCTATAACACGCTTTTTGATCGTGTTTACGATATCCTTGTTATGAGTAGCCATCACAACGGTTGTACCGCGGTGATTGATATCTTCTAAGATGTCCATAATTTCCCATGCTGTATCAGGATCAAGGTTCCCTGTAGGCTCGTCTGCAATAAGAACTTCCGGCTGGTTAACAATCGCACGTGCAATCGCTGCACGTTGCTGCTCCCCTCCAGATAATTCATCAGGCAGAGCTCTTGCTTTATGTTTAAGGCGAACGATATCTAATACA carries:
- a CDS encoding S41 family peptidase — its product is MNSKKLLLILVAVVAIGLGSIFLFTGSFALEGNERASTTDPDNQPAEEVQLEDIESLEKIAKTFAIIQEQYVEDVSEEELIQGAIEGMLDTLDDPYSVYMDQETANQFVESLGSSFEGIGAEVSMTDGTVTIVAPFRESPAEQAGLQPNDKIIEIDGESTDGLSLYEAVLKIRGEKGTTVTLTVDRAGASEFLTIPVVRDDIPIETVRVSTIERDGKTIGMLDITSFSVDTAERFEEGLAELEAQGIDGLLIDVRGNPGGYLDSVEKIGKLIIPGGEPIVQIQDRAGERVRYVSSLDERKPYPIVGLTDRSSASASEILSAALIEAGDYDVVGETTFGKGTVQQTIQLGDGSELKLSLFKWLTSAGNDINGEGVEPTVEVKQPDYFYSAPLTGDETLTLDMMNEQIRSAQTMLKGLGHEPGRTDGYYDEQTEQAVRAFQKAQGLSETGEIDEETAGTLQQLIVDEVRDESNDKQLQTAIELILKQAN
- the nasC gene encoding assimilatory nitrate reductase catalytic subunit NasC, which produces MTELLLRYFRKKQKEAETEKIYDTQCPFCSMQCKMQLIEQSTVTRKKYQTIAKNNPTSEGRLCIKGLHAHQHALHKDRIKTPLLNVDGEFQEISWEDALKLIKEKFTAIQSFHGKNALSVYGSATITNEEAYLLGKFARVALQTKYIDYNGRLCMSSAASAAARTFGMDRGFTNSIKEIEGTRCIILAGTNIAECQPTMMPYFERAKENGCFIIAIDPRETMTTKLADVHLKVKPGMDAALANGLLKVIIEKGLIDNSFIEQRVAGFDEVKNHVASLDLEEIARLTGVESKLIEQAATVFGKEETGMIFTARGIEQQTDGSISVRNFLNILLTTGKIGKAYSGFGAVTGQGNGQGAREHGQKADQLPGYRSIENEEHRKYVANIWGVKEEDLPRKGVSAFEMFEKMDEGDIKGLFLMCSNPIVSNPSSAFVKQAIGKLDFFVAVDMFISETARLADLILPATSYLETSGTMTNVEGRVTLREASFPLWANAKHDWQIICEVAQTLGYGDYFSYSTSEEIFEELKEASKGGIADYSGITYDRLRKEKGILWPCTDELHPGTERLFEKSFAHSDGKAKMIPVPNKAEVEKEAPSEEFPLYLTTGRVMSHYLTGVQTRKSSSLAAREFESFMEIHPVTAKKYNINDQALVKIESKRGNIIVRSRLSDSIREDTVFVPFHWEETQNVNQLISKKLDPTCRMPGFKVSAVRIRSVTT
- the nirB gene encoding nitrite reductase large subunit NirB, with translation MGKERLVVIGNGMAGVNCLEEIFKLQPGRFDVTVFGSEPHFNYNRILLSSVLQGSAKVQDIILHDRKWYEDNHIQLYTGETVTEIDHTHKFIRTNLNKEVHYDKVIIATGSTPFILPVPGCKKEGVFTFRTIEDCSQMIESAKLYKKAVVIGGGVLGLEAARGLLGLGMAVDVVHLSNSLMDKQLDTTASKMLRHELEQQGINFLLEKETAEITGEQRVEGILFKDGSEAAADIVVMAAGVRPNIQLAINAGIETGRAIIVNDYLQTSAPDVYAVGECAEHRNKVYGLVKPLYEQGKELAKHICEVDSHGYHGSTLSTKLKISGVEVFSAGNWLEDDTTKTIIHYDEDEYIYKKIVLKDDRVQGAIMFGDANASNRLIDYIYKKKAITAKEKKLLMQEGSKELSEITTMEGTAIVCNCNGVSKGEIIEAAQKQALTTIEEVKKCTKASSACGGCRPLVGDLLIYMQSDTFKEVKEERSLCSCTSLTDEEVVTKMQMLQLDSFEEVTSRLGWSNKEGCSQCVAAIDYYVRMLNPGYNQVEKSLVFFDHSNAVRQNDGSYIISPQMNGGFTNANQLRRVADLMEEYLIPQAFITEEQRLSLLGAPEDALYAIYKETDLPLMRKDANIVQVINLCKENHNCTCTKQEVFELAIKMDQIISDVKTPHRIKVRMSGCLNNKTRIGLEDIGIVRSDLGWEIYVGGLCLNEFKDEQLLYVANSENEVLEIVLCLIEYYRQTARYSERLFEWVDRMNLLHVREILIDNELRTELQENSELKSGYVGN
- a CDS encoding murein hydrolase activator EnvC family protein, whose protein sequence is MRRRIGLVAAAAILTFSSFGFSPKMDVAHANSELKQQISDVQREQQQNSEKATQTEAELEKIEAELESVNAEMQEIDEQMSETNQKIREKRGEIEETRAHIEELQEEIAILEERIAERDELLKDRARSMYQSGGSIDYLEVILGSKDFGDFLDRVSALTVIAQQDRSILEAHMEDHLALEEAKETVESELANLEQQLIELEELSAELEAQRQEKDRLLGQLEQKEGELHTDLGNLDNENEILKQQQAALEQQLAEYEAEQERKRQEEEKRKAEEAAAAAAASQQSTSRSSGSSSNSSSSSNASNNTQHSAPAVTNSGFMRPATGTITSTYGPRATFGGRMHHGIDIGKNGRTGDVPIVAVADGQVVQSYYSSSYGNTVLISHMVNGQQITTLYAHLENREVSTGDRVSKGQRLGMMGNTGRSFGPHLHFEVHEGGWNNAKSNSVDPLKYIPR
- the ftsX gene encoding permease-like cell division protein FtsX, producing the protein MKFRTLGRHVKEGTKNLGRNGWMTFASISAVTVMLLVVGAFLLLILNANNFASSVEDDVEIRAYIELTATPEQQEELRTQIENTPNVESVTFLSKDEGLDQLIDSLNEAGSAFESIREENPLNDAFIVRAASPQLTESISQQIDEMPYVESTNYGQDFVERLFAFTDLARTIGVILIVGMMFTAMFLIANTIKITIIARKREIQIMKLVGATNGFIRWPFFVEGLLLGVVGSLIPIVVLGFGYSYLYSAYGSQFETLFFSLLTPFPYIWQIAALLVGIGAFIGVWGSVMSVRKFLKV
- a CDS encoding NarK family nitrate/nitrite MFS transporter, coding for MTVTELFRFKNEKIKVLHFTWFAFFISFFTWYNMAPLATTMLETMDWLTPQHIAALGICNVALTIPARVIIGTLLDKYGPRKVYSALLIIMSFPAIVFAFGDSWAQLMIARLVLGSIGASFVIGIRMVAEWFPPKSIGFAEGIYGGWGNFGSAVAAMLLPWFALTLLGGDEGWRYALAFTGVICFVYGFIYYFNVKDTPDGKEFIRPKRTGALEVSTWGDLVQLIFWTLPLGGALALSAWRLANLGFISDTALYLVYAVIGITLVYQIFMILKVNIPILKKGVPEDDRYNFKNVGALNSTYFANFGAELAIVSMLPMFFQLTFSLSASQAGLIAASFAFVNLLARPLGGILSDRMGSRRKVMLIYMFGITLGLFGMGFMDSNWPLIFAVAITVLTSMFIQGAEGATFAVIPMIKKRVTGQIAGMAGAYGNVGATIYLTLYTFVTPQQFFFILATGALASFIICFFTLEEPKNSFSEEYYLSSDELTSGEEEEIPQIINGKELKRKAL